A window from Fodinibius salicampi encodes these proteins:
- a CDS encoding glycosyltransferase family protein has product MKILYGIQGTGIGHLTRARELLPELSKHANVDVIISGHDRDIRLDKPIKYHRSGISLTYNRRGGVSVLGTLRDLRPIRFLKDIRSISARDYDLVISDYEPISAWSARLEQVPSIALSHQASFLSDATPRPTECSTSAETILQHLAPADHAIGFHFDRYDDFIEPPIIRSDIRKAQVKRWNHITVYLPAYHHKVLQDIFAPFTHVNWHIFSPSCSDAFEEEHCLVHPIGYQSFLESFASCSGIICGAGFETCAEAMYLGKKMLTVPIQNQYEQACNAAALRGMGVVTLDTLHDRSLALWNWLEDYKTVTINEIADPKEVVNNLLTIGTKKDKAMA; this is encoded by the coding sequence ATGAAAATATTATACGGTATACAGGGGACAGGAATCGGACATTTGACCCGCGCGCGTGAATTATTACCGGAATTGAGTAAGCATGCTAATGTGGATGTAATAATTAGCGGACATGATAGAGATATAAGGCTGGATAAGCCGATTAAATACCACAGATCCGGAATTAGTTTAACATATAATCGCAGGGGAGGGGTTTCTGTTTTAGGGACCTTGCGAGATCTACGCCCGATTCGCTTTTTAAAAGATATCCGATCAATTTCTGCCCGAGATTATGATTTGGTAATCAGTGACTATGAACCGATATCGGCGTGGTCGGCAAGATTGGAACAGGTGCCCTCCATAGCACTTAGTCATCAGGCTTCTTTTTTATCAGATGCAACGCCACGTCCCACTGAATGTTCTACATCCGCCGAGACTATTCTTCAGCATCTTGCGCCTGCCGACCATGCAATAGGATTTCACTTTGATCGGTATGATGATTTCATCGAACCTCCCATTATTCGTTCGGACATTCGCAAGGCACAGGTAAAGCGGTGGAACCATATTACGGTTTACCTTCCAGCCTATCATCATAAAGTACTTCAGGATATTTTTGCTCCTTTTACCCACGTCAACTGGCATATATTCTCTCCATCTTGTTCAGATGCCTTTGAGGAGGAGCATTGTCTGGTTCATCCGATAGGATACCAATCCTTTTTAGAAAGTTTTGCTTCCTGCAGTGGTATTATTTGTGGAGCGGGTTTTGAAACCTGTGCTGAAGCTATGTATCTGGGGAAAAAGATGCTGACAGTTCCTATCCAAAACCAGTATGAGCAGGCTTGCAATGCTGCCGCTCTTCGGGGAATGGGAGTGGTAACTCTGGATACCCTTCATGATCGTTCGCTTGCGCTCTGGAACTGGCTTGAAGATTACAAAACGGTAACTATTAATGAAATTGCTGATCCAAAAGAGGTGGTTAATAATCTTCTTACAATAGGAACTAAAAAAGATAAGGCTATGGCCTGA
- a CDS encoding response regulator, with amino-acid sequence MQRDQSKKVLIVEDDMIISMVLERMINKMGFEVVEKATTGEKAITLAQEHEPDIILMDIQLKDDIDGITAMQKIRKSSEVPVIYITGNSDQYYKERAQKTNYIDYLVKPIQMDDLKESINKVFNSN; translated from the coding sequence ATGCAAAGAGATCAATCAAAGAAAGTACTCATTGTAGAAGATGATATGATCATCTCTATGGTTTTAGAACGGATGATTAACAAAATGGGGTTTGAAGTTGTTGAAAAAGCAACAACTGGAGAAAAAGCCATAACCCTAGCACAAGAACATGAGCCAGATATCATTTTAATGGATATACAGCTCAAAGATGATATTGACGGAATTACAGCTATGCAAAAAATACGTAAATCATCAGAAGTACCGGTAATCTACATTACTGGCAATTCTGACCAGTATTATAAGGAAAGGGCACAGAAAACCAACTATATAGATTACTTAGTAAAACCCATACAGATGGACGACCTCAAAGAATCCATTAATAAAGTATTTAACAGTAATTAA
- a CDS encoding putative manganese transporter, giving the protein MITAQEFIDILIFSVRDGFVQVSAFVALTVLLFSYIQYRSGGRLVRFLEEHKHLQPIAGVLLGLTPGCGGAIIAMPLYVRGSISFGTVVATLTATAGDSAFVILTQAPVAAFYAYGLAALAGILFGYAIDFWGLGTGRLDRAFQQISASVMNGSLATASVSNSKQNIPNINKNCEHDISPDVSNGGFLYKVSHGIHIAWWALTIAGLIAGIEYLRRGAPEVPLAFGLDFPTLFTVAGLLGTSLSFYLYVVGRRIIGEGSSGQMRDFANTYDTFKHAAMETSMVTVWVIAAYLIYEYSIVIFSLDIGTLAAAVGIWAPVAGAALGIVPGCGPQIIFATLYASNQIPFSALVANAISQDGDALFPLMAIDMKAAIIATIYTTIPALIVGILIYYFWPYASMGFGVLG; this is encoded by the coding sequence ATGATTACGGCTCAAGAGTTTATTGACATCCTTATATTTTCAGTCCGTGATGGTTTTGTTCAGGTAAGTGCATTTGTAGCCCTCACGGTATTATTATTCAGCTATATACAGTATCGATCTGGGGGGCGACTTGTTAGATTTCTCGAAGAACATAAACATCTACAACCTATTGCAGGTGTTTTGCTCGGATTGACACCCGGTTGCGGTGGGGCAATTATTGCAATGCCGTTATATGTGCGTGGTTCCATTAGTTTTGGAACCGTTGTAGCAACTCTTACCGCAACGGCCGGTGATTCCGCTTTTGTTATTCTTACACAGGCCCCAGTCGCGGCTTTCTATGCGTATGGATTGGCGGCATTGGCGGGGATTCTATTTGGTTATGCTATTGATTTTTGGGGTTTGGGTACCGGTCGACTCGATCGGGCTTTTCAACAGATTAGTGCTTCAGTAATGAATGGAAGCTTAGCAACAGCCAGTGTAAGCAACAGTAAGCAAAATATCCCCAATATCAATAAAAATTGTGAGCATGATATATCTCCTGATGTTAGCAATGGTGGATTTCTGTACAAGGTTAGCCATGGAATTCATATTGCTTGGTGGGCATTGACAATAGCCGGATTAATTGCAGGTATTGAGTATTTACGTCGTGGAGCCCCAGAGGTACCCCTTGCTTTTGGACTCGATTTTCCAACCTTATTTACAGTTGCCGGACTTTTGGGTACGAGCTTATCATTCTATCTGTATGTTGTAGGACGTCGTATAATTGGGGAAGGGAGTTCGGGCCAAATGCGTGATTTTGCTAATACCTACGATACGTTTAAACATGCTGCAATGGAAACAAGTATGGTTACTGTGTGGGTTATTGCTGCATATCTGATTTATGAATATTCGATAGTTATATTCTCACTGGATATTGGAACACTGGCAGCGGCCGTAGGTATTTGGGCACCGGTAGCAGGAGCTGCGCTGGGTATTGTGCCTGGATGTGGTCCTCAGATTATTTTTGCCACGCTTTATGCAAGCAATCAAATTCCCTTTTCGGCTTTGGTGGCCAATGCTATCAGTCAAGATGGCGATGCGCTGTTTCCGCTTATGGCTATTGATATGAAAGCGGCCATTATTGCTACTATTTACACAACTATACCGGCCCTGATTGTGGGAATTTTAATCTACTATTTTTGGCCATATGCCAGCATGGGATTTGGGGTGCTCGGATAG
- a CDS encoding ZIP family metal transporter — protein sequence MDITVIQEWFLSLGAVNQSLLGGLFTWGLTALGAALVFFTKSVSHKLLDAMMGFAAGVMIAASFWSLLVPSIDMAAAQGLIEWMPAIIGFLSGGLFLRVCDEYLPHLHIGMPVEEAEGLPTSWRRATLLVLAITLHNIPEGLAIGVLFGAAASGIEAAGGATVMGAVTLAIGIGIQNFPEGTAVSMPLRREGISVGKSFWYGQLSGIVEPISAVIGAAAVLMIQPILPYALAFAAGAMIYVVVEELIPESQHRGNTDIATLGTMLGFSVMMVLDVALG from the coding sequence ATGGATATCACAGTCATACAGGAATGGTTTTTATCACTTGGAGCTGTTAATCAAAGCCTCCTTGGAGGACTATTCACCTGGGGTTTGACGGCACTTGGGGCTGCCCTTGTCTTTTTCACTAAGAGTGTCAGCCACAAACTGCTGGATGCCATGATGGGCTTTGCCGCCGGGGTAATGATTGCTGCCAGTTTTTGGTCACTGCTTGTTCCCTCTATTGATATGGCCGCGGCACAAGGTCTGATCGAGTGGATGCCCGCTATCATTGGATTTCTAAGTGGCGGTTTATTTTTGAGAGTTTGTGACGAATATCTTCCTCACCTTCATATTGGTATGCCTGTAGAGGAAGCAGAAGGATTACCTACCAGCTGGCGGCGGGCTACATTACTCGTACTGGCTATTACCCTTCACAATATCCCCGAAGGTCTGGCTATTGGCGTACTCTTTGGAGCAGCTGCCTCTGGCATTGAAGCTGCAGGAGGTGCGACTGTTATGGGAGCTGTAACCCTGGCCATAGGTATTGGCATCCAAAATTTTCCGGAGGGGACGGCCGTTTCCATGCCTCTTCGGCGGGAAGGGATTTCGGTCGGTAAAAGTTTTTGGTACGGACAGCTTTCCGGCATTGTAGAACCCATCTCTGCTGTTATTGGGGCCGCAGCGGTTCTCATGATCCAGCCAATACTACCCTATGCCCTTGCTTTTGCTGCCGGGGCCATGATTTATGTAGTTGTTGAGGAGCTTATACCGGAGTCCCAGCATCGAGGAAATACCGATATTGCTACCTTGGGTACCATGCTAGGATTTAGCGTTATGATGGTTTTGGATGTTGCTTTAGGTTAA
- the gcvP gene encoding aminomethyl-transferring glycine dehydrogenase gives MSIDFDKERFMHRHNGPDEKQESEMLSSIGASSIDELIDQTIPKGIRLQEQIDLDEPMSEYRFLEEFRKLADKNEIFESYIGMGYHDTLTPNVILRNVLENPGWYTAYTPYQAEIAQGRLEALINFQTMVSDLTGRELANASLLDEGTAAAEGMSMLYSMRRGAKRKNAHKFFVSELCHPQTIDVVEGRAEPLDIEVVVGDHNELDVTDEELFGILLQYPVTDGTVEDYSDLIAACEENNVQTVVAADLLSLTLLTPPGEMGADVVVGSTQRFGVPMGYGGPHAAYFATREKYKRKVPGRIIGVTQDEEENPVYRMALQTREQHIRREKATSNICTAQVLLAVIAGFYAVYHGPKGLRRIAERIHGLTKVMDKGLEKLGFEVANDLYFDTLKVRLENDDQKEKLRRKALDHKLNLRYFDEPAVGISFDEVKDLDHVEVLLSIFASVEDTDQTVNVESLSEKIEVDFPSSLTRTSDYLEHPVFNLYHSEHEMLRYLKKLENKDLSLVHSMISLGSCTMKLNATSEMIPLTWSEFGKLHPFAPENQAEGYHELFEKLEYQLAAITGFPAVSLQPNSGAQGEFSGLMAIRAYHKHRGESHRNVTIVPDSAHGTNPASAVMAGMEVVVTECDEHGSIDLDDLREKVEANKEDLAAIMITYPSTHGVFEEDIREICQVIHENGGLVYLDGANMNAQVGLTSPAEIGADVCHLNLHKTFCIPHGGGGPGMGPIAATKELAPFLPGNPVIKTGGEHAIKSISAAPWGSASILSISYAYIKMMGAEGLTRVSEIAILNANYLKERLKDHYPILYTGKNGRTAHEFIVDLRPFKQSANIESIDVAKRLMDYGFHAPTMSFPVPGTLMIEPTESESKEELDRFCEAMRSIREEIREIEEGQADPENNVLKHAPHTMRVAMAEEWDHPYSREKAIFPLDHLRFDKFWPAVSRVDDAYGDRNLMCNCVPLEAYSEGQQPAAIE, from the coding sequence ATGAGCATTGATTTCGATAAAGAACGTTTTATGCATCGCCATAATGGTCCGGATGAAAAGCAGGAAAGTGAAATGCTTTCATCCATTGGCGCATCTTCGATTGATGAACTGATTGATCAAACTATACCCAAAGGTATACGATTGCAAGAACAGATCGATCTCGATGAACCGATGAGCGAATATCGGTTTTTGGAGGAGTTTCGCAAGCTTGCCGATAAGAATGAGATTTTCGAATCATACATTGGGATGGGGTATCACGATACGTTGACACCTAATGTGATTTTACGCAATGTACTTGAAAACCCCGGATGGTATACAGCCTACACACCTTACCAGGCTGAAATTGCTCAGGGAAGGCTCGAAGCGCTCATCAACTTTCAAACAATGGTAAGCGATTTAACGGGACGGGAGTTGGCCAATGCATCGCTCTTGGATGAAGGGACAGCTGCTGCAGAAGGGATGTCGATGCTCTATTCCATGCGGCGTGGTGCTAAACGTAAGAATGCGCATAAGTTTTTTGTTTCGGAGCTATGTCATCCACAGACAATAGATGTAGTAGAAGGACGTGCTGAACCGCTCGATATTGAAGTAGTAGTTGGCGATCACAATGAGTTGGATGTAACGGATGAAGAACTTTTTGGAATATTGCTACAGTATCCCGTCACGGATGGCACGGTGGAAGATTATTCGGATTTAATTGCGGCCTGCGAAGAAAATAACGTGCAAACAGTTGTGGCTGCCGATTTGCTGAGTCTTACCTTATTGACTCCGCCCGGTGAAATGGGAGCCGATGTTGTCGTTGGATCAACCCAGCGTTTTGGCGTCCCAATGGGATACGGCGGACCGCATGCCGCTTATTTTGCGACCCGGGAAAAATACAAGCGCAAGGTACCGGGGCGTATTATCGGTGTTACGCAGGATGAAGAAGAAAATCCCGTTTACCGGATGGCACTACAAACACGGGAGCAGCATATTCGGCGCGAAAAGGCGACATCCAATATTTGTACAGCGCAGGTTCTACTTGCAGTGATTGCAGGTTTTTACGCAGTATATCATGGTCCCAAAGGCCTGCGGCGTATTGCTGAACGTATTCATGGACTGACAAAAGTGATGGATAAAGGCCTTGAAAAGCTAGGTTTTGAAGTGGCAAACGATCTCTATTTTGATACACTTAAAGTCAGGCTTGAAAATGATGATCAGAAAGAAAAATTGCGCCGGAAAGCGCTTGATCACAAATTAAACCTACGCTATTTCGACGAGCCGGCAGTCGGCATTTCGTTTGACGAGGTTAAAGATTTGGATCACGTAGAAGTGTTGCTTTCTATTTTTGCATCCGTTGAGGACACTGACCAAACGGTGAATGTTGAAAGCTTGTCAGAAAAGATTGAGGTTGACTTTCCCTCATCACTCACTCGTACTTCTGACTATTTGGAACACCCGGTGTTTAATCTGTATCACTCCGAGCATGAGATGCTCCGCTATTTGAAGAAGCTGGAGAATAAAGACCTTTCCCTAGTCCACTCCATGATTTCGCTGGGCTCGTGTACGATGAAGCTCAATGCCACATCGGAAATGATACCACTAACATGGTCGGAATTTGGCAAGTTGCATCCGTTTGCGCCGGAAAATCAGGCCGAGGGATATCATGAATTGTTTGAAAAATTAGAATATCAGCTTGCAGCTATCACCGGATTCCCGGCTGTTTCACTGCAACCTAACTCAGGTGCGCAAGGTGAATTTTCAGGTCTGATGGCTATTCGTGCTTATCATAAGCATAGAGGTGAAAGCCATCGTAATGTGACGATTGTTCCCGATTCTGCTCATGGTACCAATCCTGCCAGTGCGGTTATGGCTGGGATGGAGGTGGTAGTAACGGAGTGCGATGAACATGGTAGTATTGATCTTGATGACCTGCGCGAAAAGGTGGAGGCAAATAAGGAAGACTTAGCTGCAATAATGATTACCTATCCGTCAACCCACGGTGTTTTTGAGGAAGACATCAGAGAAATTTGTCAGGTTATACACGAAAATGGTGGTTTGGTGTACCTGGATGGAGCGAACATGAATGCCCAAGTGGGACTAACCAGTCCGGCTGAAATTGGCGCAGATGTCTGTCACTTGAATCTGCATAAAACGTTCTGCATCCCTCATGGGGGCGGCGGACCAGGAATGGGACCCATTGCTGCGACAAAAGAACTGGCTCCGTTTCTACCCGGGAATCCTGTTATAAAAACGGGAGGAGAACATGCGATTAAAAGTATTTCAGCAGCTCCATGGGGTAGTGCCAGTATTTTGTCCATTTCATATGCTTATATCAAAATGATGGGGGCAGAAGGGCTAACTAGAGTTTCTGAAATAGCCATTCTTAATGCGAACTATCTGAAGGAACGGTTAAAGGATCACTATCCCATTTTATACACTGGAAAGAACGGCCGTACTGCTCATGAGTTTATTGTAGATTTGCGCCCTTTTAAGCAATCAGCGAATATTGAGTCCATTGACGTTGCAAAACGATTGATGGATTACGGGTTTCATGCTCCAACTATGTCATTTCCGGTGCCGGGTACATTGATGATTGAACCTACCGAAAGTGAGTCGAAAGAAGAGCTCGACCGTTTTTGTGAGGCAATGAGATCTATACGCGAAGAAATTCGGGAAATAGAAGAAGGGCAGGCAGATCCTGAAAACAATGTGCTCAAACACGCCCCGCATACCATGCGTGTAGCCATGGCAGAAGAGTGGGATCATCCGTATAGTCGGGAAAAAGCGATTTTCCCGCTTGATCATCTTCGATTCGATAAATTCTGGCCGGCTGTCAGTCGGGTGGATGATGCATATGGCGATCGGAACCTTATGTGTAATTGTGTTCCTTTGGAGGCTTATTCGGAGGGACAGCAACCTGCAGCAATTGAATGA
- a CDS encoding OsmC family protein, whose protein sequence is MAKDSDKQKIVHIHLPKNEKYTTTLTAGKHELIGDEPESVEGGNDKGPDPYDYLLMSLGSCTVMTIKMYVQHKGWPLEDVYMELRHNKRHAEDCDNCEDPKSKIDVIEKEVIVEGELTDKQIQKILEISQKCPVHRTLMQDIKIESSIEHH, encoded by the coding sequence ATGGCTAAAGATTCCGACAAACAAAAAATTGTACATATCCATCTGCCAAAAAACGAAAAGTATACTACCACTCTTACAGCCGGGAAGCATGAACTTATTGGAGATGAACCGGAAAGTGTAGAAGGAGGCAACGATAAAGGTCCCGATCCCTATGATTATCTCCTGATGTCGCTCGGTTCATGCACTGTAATGACTATTAAAATGTACGTACAGCATAAGGGTTGGCCCCTGGAGGATGTGTACATGGAACTTCGTCATAATAAGCGGCATGCCGAGGATTGCGACAACTGTGAGGATCCCAAAAGTAAAATTGATGTTATCGAAAAAGAAGTGATTGTTGAGGGAGAGCTTACCGATAAACAGATTCAAAAAATTCTGGAAATCTCACAAAAATGCCCCGTACATCGTACTTTAATGCAGGATATCAAAATCGAAAGCAGTATTGAACACCATTGA
- a CDS encoding UDP-2,3-diacylglucosamine diphosphatase, translated as MNKRAVEIVVLSDLHLGTVGCHAIELTKYLNSISPDKLILNGDIFDIWNFKKYYWPDTHMEVVKCFISMLANGTDIYYLTGNHDEVIRKISSLQIGPLFVKDKMVLDLNGEKCWIFHGDIFDIAMKQTKWIAKIGGKGYDLLILLNRAINYVLKQTGRDKVSLSKRMKDSVKKAVQFIDDFEVAAMDLAIQNGYDYVICGHIHQPKVRGYENEEGSVIYMNSGDWVENLTALEYDGKEWSMYKYEEDSFIDKSNPVVLPIRKKLKEKAVIG; from the coding sequence ATGAATAAACGAGCTGTAGAAATTGTGGTTTTGTCTGATCTTCATCTCGGTACGGTTGGATGCCATGCGATAGAATTAACGAAATATCTTAACTCAATTTCACCCGATAAGCTGATACTGAACGGCGATATCTTTGATATCTGGAATTTTAAAAAATACTACTGGCCAGACACGCATATGGAGGTAGTAAAGTGTTTTATCAGCATGTTAGCTAATGGAACGGATATTTATTATCTGACCGGAAACCATGATGAAGTGATCCGTAAGATTTCAAGTCTCCAGATTGGTCCTTTATTCGTAAAAGATAAGATGGTATTGGATCTGAATGGAGAAAAATGCTGGATTTTTCATGGTGATATTTTTGATATAGCAATGAAACAGACCAAATGGATTGCAAAAATTGGGGGAAAGGGATATGATCTGCTCATTCTGTTAAACAGAGCTATCAATTATGTTTTGAAGCAAACAGGAAGGGATAAAGTTTCTCTTTCTAAACGCATGAAAGACAGTGTTAAAAAAGCTGTTCAATTTATTGATGATTTCGAGGTAGCGGCTATGGATTTGGCCATACAGAACGGATATGACTATGTGATCTGTGGACATATTCATCAGCCGAAAGTGCGGGGATATGAAAACGAAGAAGGCTCGGTTATATATATGAACTCAGGCGATTGGGTCGAAAATTTAACAGCCCTGGAATACGATGGTAAGGAGTGGAGCATGTATAAATACGAAGAGGATAGCTTTATTGATAAAAGTAATCCGGTCGTATTACCGATCCGCAAGAAACTTAAAGAAAAAGCAGTTATAGGATGA